Genomic DNA from Bombus affinis isolate iyBomAffi1 chromosome 8, iyBomAffi1.2, whole genome shotgun sequence:
TTACAAATTCGCATTTAGGAAACCATCTTGCATGTTCAGTCCATGCATCATCTGTTGCTTCCCAATTTCGTAAACCACCATCACAGTGAAAACATCTAACATGGTCACCAAACcctattataatattttcatacTATTAGTTTAGTATTATTTAGTATTATAATATCTTCATTCTGTATAATTTATACCATCATAATAAAATCCAGCACTAGCTAATATTTCAGGAGTTTGCTTAATATTTTCTGGCCAGCCATTAAAGGTTCGTAATCTTCCTTCATATGTTGCACAATCTGGTTTCTTAGGAGTTGTATGTATTTGTATTCCTAAGTCTGAGAGATTTGATGTTGCACCAGGCATTAATTTTACATtagttaaatataaattatctaatgaaagaaaaattgaaataaaataatttctgtacagaaaaagaaaaagcttTTTTAGCATACAAATACCATCTTTATCTTGATGAACATAGAAATTACAATTAGGGAAATATTCTCTATGTTTTCTCTCTGGATCATCACCAAGTTTCCACTTTCTCAGAATACCTCCACAATATGTACATTGTACCTATAAAAGGtatgattttatatattatataaatatatattatataaaatttatatttttaaatgtattattaCTTCATCATCATGTTGAAGATAATAAAATCCAGCTTTAGCAAGTTTTTCAGGCGATACAATAGAAGAAATTGGCCAATTAGTAAAGGATTGTAATCTTTGTGACATAACCCTACATTCTTTTTGAGGTTCTTTATTCTGATAAAGGTTTATAGATTGACATTCAACTATGTTATTATCCTGTGATGTTTCTGTTGATGATGATGCTAATCCAAGATTATTAATAGGTATTGGTATCAGAGGGACATTACAAGTACTAGAAGGATTTTGAACAAAAGGACAATTAGGTTCGGCTAATCGATGGCGCACTATAGCTTGATCACCATAATTCCAATCAGAAATTTTTACTCCACATAAAAAGCATTGTACTTCTAAGGCATGTCCAGTGTAGTAAAATCCGGCTTTTGCTATTCGAGCAGCATCAACTGTGGCATTTACTGGCCAATCCGTAAAAGTTCTTAGTCTACTTTCTTCAACATTCATTTTACAAATTCATTTACCTTTATTTGAATGTTATAAATAGAAAAAATTAACCAATTTTAACAGAGTCGTATGTTCGATTTACAACGTAGAATAAATGACTATCGTATGTATTTTACGTTGGAAGCCTCATTATTGTACTGATATTGTATTTATACTGAGACATACTGATTTGATATAATAATCATCTACATATCACGTCATAATATGTAGACTAATAACGAAgtaggaaaatataattaaaaggtTATATTTCTACGCGTGCGCGATATTTCAGGACCGTCTTTATTAAGGTGCCTGTATTTTGTTCAGACTTTTATTAATATACACTCACAAtgcaaattataaaatttaccaatttatacaaataaaagtttatatctacaataaataaaaatttaaataaattatatatatgcaACTATTTtggttataattattataatacaaGAAATCCACGGACTTATAAACAAGTCTCGATACTCGTTAGAGAAAACCGCCCGAAAACTGAATCGTGAAAAATGAATATGGAAAACAACAAAGTTCCCATTCTGCAACACGCAGAATAAATAGAGTGTTTCTATCTCTGTCTGAAATATTCATAGCAGGTCACGCGTCACGATGCGCAGGACACGAATCTCCTGAACGTGAACGCTTGTGTGAATAATTATAACAATTGTTTCCTATCTCTATTTCTTAAAATAATctgataatataaattattcgttcccttattacttttataactaatttgttattatttacgCTAACATTGCCAGCTGCCTCGCGCGGACCGGATTGAAAAAGTTAACCCAAATTCAAACCCAATATGTACATTGATATTCTGCTTTAATTGAATTATAACAAACATTTCTTACAGCCTTGTATATGCAGTTGTGCATGGGGCTTTAAGCACGCTCAACCTTTATtcatatattactatataacacaAAATAGGTAACCAATACTAACGCGTATGCTGTTACGGACGTATAATTCTAGACACAATTCACTGTAATGATATCTATATATAGCTTTTTTACGAATATTTCGTTAACAATGACTGACTAATAATTATATGTTTAGGAAAAGTTGCTGAAAATATTGATTTCTACAACATATTGAGAAATCGTCGAAATCGGTGAAGAAGTAAATTTTCTACAGTTTTATCATAATttttgatatatatatttttaaataagaaTTATTACACTGTTTGATTATAATACATATGttttattattctttaatttattatctatattttaatatgcttaaattatgtacatataatttacaaaaatttattttataaaaaattcttttttattgtttaaattCCTCTCATGATTTACGTTCATATAGTAGGTTgcccggaaagtgtctttctttcgtaaacgtgttttttacaacagtgcaccttcatacaaacgtgaaaccaagtctgtgaaatgtcgcggtgtttatctcaacagaataaaatagattttacgtaattcgataaaataatataaaacaaaaaacgttgtgcgtttattattttctcataaaacggaagaaacttttcggacaatctaatagttCTAAAATAAAACTAAATGATGTCGTTATAGTTAGTGCAACTAGAACTCTCATAGGATCATTTCTTGAAAGATTATTAAGTTTAGCTGCACCAAAACTTGGAACCATAAAATGGATAGCTTCTGTTCGTATTTATCCACTAATAAATTTACACAAAATAGCTCGTCGAAAAGGAATTAATCATATGATATTGCAATGAATATAATAAGAAGGGCTTCAACCTTACAAAATTCACTGCATTCAAGTAATTCCAAATAATTATGCCACTTGACGAAATTTTTCCCGTTGGATGCTACATAAGTCGTAACGTGATTTACGCTTTTGAAACATATGTTATTTACAAATGAAAGCTGTTTCTCACGTAATATCATCCTCAATGAACAAAATGCCAGAATCTATATTCACAGAAATCTACATGCAATAGTTAAAACAGTAGGAAACGAAAATGTTTATAGTTCCAGTGAACAAATTACCTCCGCTGAACAATTAAAAAATCCGATTTAATGTGGTTTTTATCATACAAAGTCAATACGTAATCTCGAGGAGAAACTTGGTCGAAATGTAGAAATATGAGTTCGGGGCGgtttaaatagaaaaaaagaagaaagaaggaaggaagaaagaaagaaaggaaggaaggaagaacaAATATAGGATATATAATTGTGGATATGGATTATTTATGCGCAACGATAGATGCTATTTTACCTGCATCTGATCGCAGAATGTAAGCACAttataaataaagtaaattaaaaaattaatggaattttaatattttcttccaAGAGAACGATTGAGTTGCGATCCATTGTTCCTTAACCCTTTGCGGACAGGGCCGAGCTGCTGTCGCGATAGTCATTTAAAATTGCTAGCGCGCATTTCTGCTTAGACGCGATTTTCGTTCATAGCACTCCAAGATGTCAAATTCTAGCCATATGTACATGCATAGAACTTCCACAGGATAAATAAAATGATACACACATGACTCTTTTATATATACGCATATATGAGTCTTTCGCCTCTATCAGTTGTTTTCGCCAAACGCATATATGAGTTACTCGACCAAATTTATGGTTTACGCAGAACGCATATATGCGGCGGTAGTCCGCAAAGGATTAAAGATTTTTATCCTTGTGATGAGTAGaatataaagtaataaaaaaatgtctGACCTTAAAATTCAAGGTCATAGTCATTTTTGTACGAActtctttttacaaattttcactGATACAGAGAGAATCATGCTATGGTGGTTTTTACACTTACTTTTTATATACCCTATACATTCAATTGAATACTATGGGATGAAGGCTCGTACAGTCATTGTAACATGTCCTCTGCATACTGCACAAATCATCATGCCAGGAGCACATTTTACACAGGCAACTATATGTCCACATGGTAAAAATACCACTCCTAATTCTCCGTTATAACAGATTTTGCACATTCTTGCATCATCGGTAGGTTTGGTATTTTGTGTTTTTATATCTGATGGATTTTCTGCTGACTTGGATTCCAAACTTCTTTTTATGGGTTCTGTATTGCTTACAATACCCCAAATATCACTATTTTGAGAACTTGATCCTGGATTACTTTTTGTCTCTTCCTTCCTTTTTATTTCTACACTTGTAGGTTGTACTTTCTGAATAAAACTGGGCAGATTCATCTGTATTGTTTCCTGAAATAAATACAATATCCATAAGTATGTAATGCGGTTATTAATTACTTATTATGCACATGGCATAAAATATGCAATTAAGGATATAGATTTGTGTACTTACTTCTTTAGAAGGTGGAGATATATGCTGGCCTGTTATTTTATTTACGTAATCTTGCCCTTGCACGATTAATATATAACAGCATTTAGAAAACAATCTTGCGTGTTGCTCCCAAGGATCATCTTCTGGTTCCCAATCTTTCAAACCACCTCCACAGTGGTAACACAAGGTTTGGTCACCTTTCCCAGTATAAAAAAAGCCTGCATCGGCTAATTGTTCTTTTGTTTGTGGCATAGATTTAGGCCATGTTACAAATGTGTGTAACCTAGCATCATAACTAGCATATTCTGGATGTACTGGTTCCTTAGTCCTTCCTAGACCTAAACAGCCAAGTTTAGCTGTGTTTGCTAGTTGTAATTCCATTGAAAAATTATGGTCATCGGGACCAGATGTAGGTCGATATTCTAAACCATAAGGACCACATACATCCCTACTTCTTGGTCTTGGTCGTACCACCGTACTGGGATCTACTCCAATGGGTACATTACCACAGTTCAGTTTACGAATAAATCTACACCTTGCAGACCATCTCTGATGATCGACCATGGGTATATCACCTTCTACCCATTTACATATCTCAACTTGACATTCGAAACATTTTACTCTGTCACTTTCACCCGTATAATAGAATCCTGCAGCCGCAAGCTTTTCAGGTTCAATGTATGTTATGGGCCAATTTTCAAAACTCTGAAGTCTTACTGCTTCAAAATGGTAATCAATATTATCTACTTCATCATGACTTATATCATGTGTTACATCAACTAGAGATGATAAGTGGGCATTCCCTGaagtttttaaatttgaatcatTCTCCAAGTTCCAATGTGTGATTGTACTAaccattttatttgaattattgcTAAAAATGTCTTCAAacctatttaaaaaattgcaattgttatataaaatgttaattgtaaataaacttttatgaaaatatcgttggcctgtaattattttttctactataaGTTTCTTTCATAGCATtagtttcattttattaatgaaaataagTAAAGTTAACTTGCAATTACATGTAATGAAATTGTGCAACATATGGAGTgcgtatatttaaatatatatgctGCGTTGAATGTACGATTGTGTTATACATTTATGGAACATACCATCCGCATTTGGCAAGAAAGAGGAAAGGAGAAGAATTCTAAACTCGATAGTAATTGCAATGCCGTTACGATTCGTGAATGACGGAGTATCACTTTTCGCAGTACATAACATTGAAATGACGCAGCCTACGAATCGCACACAAGTTAAAGTTCCGagaactctctctctctctctctctctctctctctatctgtctatctatctatctatctcgcTCTTTCTCGATCCTTGCAGTTTACATAGGCTCATGTTCTGTTCATCATATCATCACCGACATCACCCTGTGCAACGTTGCCATTTCTATGGCCCGTATTTCAAATTTCTACTTCTTTTGTTGCATTATACCATTGAATGTTCATGAGAACGAACTGTATTGAAAAAGTATAGCAACTgacattttacattatttaatgCTATAAATTCatgttataaaattttactAAACTTATTGATCAATTACAAACACCTAATCacttcattttattatatacagtggtcatttattaaattttgattaaaaaaaaattaagaacCTTCCACATAAAACATTACAAGACTTTGATTCTTAATCTAGTAGTTATACTTTAATACTATTATGTAAGGTTAGTTTATACAGATCACTAAACCGGTTTATTAAATTGTATACTGGAAATCTGTAATGGACCTTTTCCTCTTATTTTCAGAACATATACTCTTTTAATGTCCTTATTTAAGAGAAACGTGGTATCAATGCTGATATGGAAATGCTTTACAATGATTGAAATATGTTTATAGAAGATAAATATGACATAGTTTTTTACGTGTTTCGATCTACAAAAACAAGTGTCAAGGTACGGAATCCGTTGATTTGAGAGTTGTAAGTATATGAAGTCAAGCATTTTGAGCGTATTTGACAGGTTACTTGAACGCCATATTGACTTCTAGCCACGATTTTTCTAGTGAATGGAGTTGCTGGCTGTAAATAAACGCACGTGGATAACAGCCACTTTGCGGCGGGATTTTAAATCGTAATTCaaattattacttattaattTGATATCGGATTAGATGTGGGTGATAGTTTACTCGCCGATCGGCTATGACCATGAAGATATAAAGATAGAGTGTGTGAATGAACTGAAAAAGTGATATAGGAATAGGAAGAGAAAGCTGCTACAGACTCCTTGTGTTTTTGTTTAATCGTGCACATTCGTACAATAAATATGCAAGTGTAATACCGATCAACGAGTGGTTTCAGcatgcatgcctgattaaagaAGGGCAAAAGAGGTCTCTATGCAGCGTTCTCTTTTTATTCCCATATTCTTATAGATTTCTGTGTATATCCCATCCATTTACATGAAAACATATTCACTCGTACTCTATCTTCATATCTCTAATTTCCTGCGAACTTTAATTCAATGCTCATCTGTGCGAACCAATCATAAGATGGATAGAGGCCAATATGGCGTTGAAGTAACCTTTCAAATACGCAAAATCTGCTTGATTTTCTACATGCATAACTTTTTGGATAGGTCCTGCATCTTAAAACTTGTTTTTTAGAtcagaaattataaaattgcaaGGAAAGTCAATCATTTTACCTCCTCTAGGATAAAAATTGCGTTTATCACTTTTGAAACCGACATAATCAAAGGTAGGAGAGGAAAAAGTGGGAAAACACAACGGAAGTTAGTGTGCAAGGAAGATAGTTTCAACCAAACATAATTCGTTACTTCTTTACAATAAAAGTTAAAAATTGTTTTTTCAAATCTAGAGTgattatacaaattattatatatttgtactATTTAGATGTTCTTTGATATCTGAAATGTTTAATCCAAAGACACAATTTCTGtataatttatgtaaattctataaacttgtgtaaattattaataatttacgaACAATTTAACAATTTCGAAACATCgaaaaatgttatatttatatGATTGTTAAAACAAGAATGCATTACAGAGATAACATACCAACATCAAATGTCATGTTCTGACTTCGTCGGCTTGCCAAATCTTTGAGAAACACTATTATCAATATTGTCACACAAAACTTaatcatttattaaaatttgttccAAACTTTGTTCACGCACTAAACGAAGCACAAATCCTATTCCTAGGATCTACCGATCCTACTCAGACATCTAACTATAGGTGTTACGCGGAAGGTCTATATTTACCATCGCACGGTAAGATGTCGCTCGTATACATTTAGTCTAAAGGACAACGCATTTGTCAATAGTCATTTAACGCAAAATTTAAATGGAGCGTCGAATCTCATCTTTCCTCGATTTGTAATGTAGACATAAAATGAttatcgtatatattttacgttgaattgaatatatattttacgtatatattgttattacaGAAATACTGATTTGATGTAATAATCACGTTATGCTATATAGACCACGATCAATCCAATAAACAAATCTCGACCATAGATATATGCATATGTGCATAGTCTTGATACTCATAAATTGAAAGTATAGAAGATGCCATCCGAAAATTTGGTTgtgaaaaatcaacatggaGGACAGAAATGGGGGAGTGGAAGTTATTCGTTCTACTGATCTTTGTTTGTCTCGCAAGAACGAGAATTTTGATTCTTTTATGTTAATTTTTCAGGATTCAATTTTCGAGTAGTTTTCCCTAGCCAATGCTCAAACCTGTTTGTGATAGTAATGTAGATAAGCTAATACGAAGTAAGGAAATATGATAAGTAAAAGGTTACATTCCTGCGCATGTGCAATATTTCAGGACCGTCTTTATTAGGGTATCCGTATTTTGTACaaacttttaaaaatatatccaTAATACAAATTAAAGAAATCACAAATCTATTCAATAAaagtttatatttatagtaaactcaaagtaaaaataaattatatatatgcaattattttaattataattaatgaaatataaagAAACCATGGATCTGGATTCAAATATTGCTACTTTTATATAGTGATTAGTTGGGATATAAGATTAATCACTGAGAAGTCAAGATAGTTTAATCTTGTGTATGAGTTCATGTAGTATAACAATCACAGGTTGTTAAATTCTTTGTCACAATGTTGTTATTAAAGAACATAAACAAAGTAAGTTATTCATAAATtgtttattgtaaaataaaattcatttttgatatatatatttttaaataagaaTTAAATAAGAATTATTGCACTATTTCATTGTAATATatctgttttattattttttaattgtgtcttataaataataattgtatCTTAATATGCTTAACTTATGTACGtgtaatttacaaaaatttattttatgaaaaattattttttattgtttagCCATACTTTTTTTTGTTTAGATTCCTCTCATGACCTTACGTTCATATAGTTCTAAAGTAAAACTAAATGATGTCGTTATAGTTAGTGCGACTAGAACCCCTATGGGATCATTTCTTGGAGGACTATCAAGTTTAACTGCACCAAAACTTGGAGCCATAACTATAAAAgtaaatatcaattttatatttactaaaGTGATAATGAATTGCTATAGACATATGTACAAAACATAATTATGAATTATAACAGGCAGCAATTGAACGTGCTGGAATTTCCAAAGATGAAATTACAGAAGTATATATGGGAAATGTTTGTCAAGCTGCCTTAGGTCAAGCACCAGCAAGGCAAGCTACGCTGTTTGCAGGTTTTTTTgtactattattttatttgttctaCATTACAATatcaatatatatatcgataaatttttaaatcagGTCTTCCTAAGTCGACAATATGCACAACAGTTAACAAAGTGTGTGCAAGTGGTATGAAAAGCATTATGCTTGCTTCTCAGTCATTACAATGCGGGCATCAAGAAATTGTTCTAGCTGGTGGTATGGAATCAATGTCTAATGTACCATTTTATCTACCACGAGGGGAAATTAAGTATGGTGGTACAAAACTTGAGGTATAATAAATGCTATATTTAATGtgtaaaaaataaatgtttttgTGCTGTTTTGAAAAAAGTTGTAATTTATTAATCTTCATATtgattatttgtaatttaataGGATGGTATTGTATTTGATGGTTTAACTGATGTTTATAATAAGTTTCATATGGGAAATTGTGCAGAAAATACTgccaaaaaattaaatattacgcGTGATGAACAAGATAGGTATGCTATTAATAGTTACAAACGTAGTGCTACAGCATATGCAaataaaatctttcaagatgaaCTTGTTCCTGTTCCTGTGCCTCAAAAAAGAGGCAATCCTGATATAGTATTTAACGAAGACGAAGAatataaaaaagttaattttgataaatttgGTAAATTGAATACAGTTTTTCAGGTACATGATTAAATTAATTGAGAATTACTAATACAAATTTCAAACAATAATTTGACTTTATTTATTGCAGAAGGAAAATGGTACAGTAACTGCTGGAAATGCATCAACTTTAAATGATGGAGCTGCTGCATTAATCTTAACAACTACAGTGGTTGCACAAAAAATGAATTTGAAACCTTTAGCACGAGTTATTGCATTTCAAGATGCTGCAACTGATCCCATTGATTTTCCAACTGCACCATCTTTTGGTATATCTAAGGTAAACTTCTTACGACATATATAACAGTatgtttaatgaaattttgatGATGTAAATTATTATATCATGGCTATGACATATATTGaattattgtaaaaattgtataatatatggTACATTTAGCTGTTAGAAAAAACTGGACTTAATAAGAATGATATAGCTCTTTGGGAGATTAATGAAGCTTTTAGTGTTGTCGTAATCGCAAATCAAAAATTACTTGATCTGGATCCAAATACAGTAAATATTCATGGTGGTGCCGTGTCTCTTGGTCATCCTATTGGGTAAGTATTTGGTTATTTTTGTGAACGTGAATAAAAACTTAAATTGCAAACATTACAAATTTTAGTATGTCTGGAGCTCGTCTTGTAGTACATTTAGTACACGCTTTAAAAGCTGGAGAGAAGGGTATTGCATCTATCTGCAATGGAGGCGGTGGGGCCTCAtcaattttaattgaaaaattgtaagtttataatggaagaaatttcataTGCTTATGAAATGTGATATATAATTATGTGGTAATAGTCGTTTAATGTTatgcaatattttatataatggttgtaaagaatatttttatttctttttactatgCTCAAagatatacaatttttatatttgtacaatttattttttatatcatattgttacgataaataaataatattaaaaataaagtaaGAATAATTATCTTTGAAggaataaaatttttctttcgttctataggtATCATACAATGTCTTCTCCACCAatattaacattatatacaaaacATCCTTGTCcactttgtgatattttaaaaaatgaattgcAGTTGCGTTTTTCTGGTCGTTATCAATTGCAAGAAGTTGATATTACTACGCCTGGAAATGAACGATATTTGGAACTGTACAAATATGAAATCCCAGTTCTCTTTTTAGAACGGCAGTTTCTTTGTAAACATCGTTTAGATTCAGAATTATTGGAAAGAAAATTACAAGAAGTCTTCCAAAATTGAAAACGATAAATGCGCGGTATGGTACATTAAGTGTAAAAAAATTATCTCATTTGAATACACATAGCTGTATATATTGACTTCTATGTTAATCGAATGCGTGATcagtaaataaaaattaattaattaacgacCATCAATACCTGAGTATTTTGGAAATAATAATAACGTAAACTAGAATGTATATGGCTATATTTGATGTACTCAAGATTAGCAAGTATCGTTGGTCGGCATATCTTATAGTTCGCCTGCTGCTTTCgcctgtatatatgtacatacttgTTCTCTTTGAATCGCCTACTCTTTTTCACCCTGTCAGTACTGTCTCTGTCCTCTTGCTTCCCTTTCTATCTACCATTCAGTCTGAATATGTATTCTCTTTCCGATGGGTAAGCAAGCAGGCACGCACACACCGACATGTCGAAGATCGGCAGTGAATTGGTGAATGCACGCATCGGACTCTCCTTGCCGACGTTCGTTCTTTCTTCAGTGCGTGCCTTACGCCTTACGCGGATAACGTAAAGTATTTGTTTCTTTCATATCATCTACGTGGCGTATTGTAGTGAATAATTTGCTTAAATTCCTGGATTACGAAAGGAAGTGAAAAGACTAATAGATACTTTTCAAAATCGCTGAAATCAACAATGAATGTTGAGTTTGCTGCAACTGTGCTATTGAAATCATGTCAGTGCTCTGTTTGGTTTTTCGAGGGCCGACGTAACCAGTACCAAGAATAACGGATAATAATAAGTGTAAAACTGATCTTGATCTTATTTAAAAAGAATTGCATGATCAAATTTGGTGACTCAAGTGTTCATAGATCTTTCAAATACAGATAAAAAGAaagttctaataaaagtgaaaattcgAAGTTTGGATTAGTAAATTAATTGAGTTATCATTTAAAAAGCGAGATTATAAAACCATAATGAATAATGTAATTAGATATAACACTACTTTTAGATGAATCTAAATAACTGGGCAAAATTtgatagaaaatattaaactaaGCGCAAATGTGTGTGATTTCGAAGTAATAACGACTATTCCGAATTTTGCAATGTTGAACTTCTGTTTATAATATAATG
This window encodes:
- the LOC126919244 gene encoding acetyl-CoA acetyltransferase, mitochondrial isoform X2, producing the protein MLKPVCDSNVDKLIRISATRTPMGSFLGGLSSLTAPKLGAITIKAAIERAGISKDEITEVYMGNVCQAALGQAPARQATLFAGLPKSTICTTVNKVCASGMKSIMLASQSLQCGHQEIVLAGGMESMSNVPFYLPRGEIKYGGTKLEDGIVFDGLTDVYNKFHMGNCAENTAKKLNITRDEQDRYAINSYKRSATAYANKIFQDELVPVPVPQKRGNPDIVFNEDEEYKKVNFDKFGKLNTVFQKENGTVTAGNASTLNDGAAALILTTTVVAQKMNLKPLARVIAFQDAATDPIDFPTAPSFGISKLLEKTGLNKNDIALWEINEAFSVVVIANQKLLDLDPNTVNIHGGAVSLGHPIGMSGARLVVHLVHALKAGEKGIASICNGGGGASSILIEKLYHTMSSPPILTLYTKHPCPLCDILKNELQLRFSGRYQLQEVDITTPGNERYLELYKYEIPVLFLERQFLCKHRLDSELLERKLQEVFQN
- the LOC126919244 gene encoding acetyl-CoA acetyltransferase, mitochondrial isoform X1, which gives rise to MLLLKNINKIPLMTLRSYSSKVKLNDVVIVSATRTPMGSFLGGLSSLTAPKLGAITIKAAIERAGISKDEITEVYMGNVCQAALGQAPARQATLFAGLPKSTICTTVNKVCASGMKSIMLASQSLQCGHQEIVLAGGMESMSNVPFYLPRGEIKYGGTKLEDGIVFDGLTDVYNKFHMGNCAENTAKKLNITRDEQDRYAINSYKRSATAYANKIFQDELVPVPVPQKRGNPDIVFNEDEEYKKVNFDKFGKLNTVFQKENGTVTAGNASTLNDGAAALILTTTVVAQKMNLKPLARVIAFQDAATDPIDFPTAPSFGISKLLEKTGLNKNDIALWEINEAFSVVVIANQKLLDLDPNTVNIHGGAVSLGHPIGMSGARLVVHLVHALKAGEKGIASICNGGGGASSILIEKLYHTMSSPPILTLYTKHPCPLCDILKNELQLRFSGRYQLQEVDITTPGNERYLELYKYEIPVLFLERQFLCKHRLDSELLERKLQEVFQN
- the LOC126919244 gene encoding acetyl-CoA acetyltransferase, mitochondrial isoform X4, with the protein product MLLLKNINKIPLMTLRSYSSKVKLNDVVIVSATRTPMGSFLGGLSSLTAPKLGAITIKAAIERAGISKDEITEVYMGNVCQAALGQAPARQATLFAGLPKSTICTTVNKVCASGMKSIMLASQSLQCGHQEIVLAGGMESMSNVPFYLPRGEIKYGGTKLEDGIVFDGLTDVYNKFHMGNCAENTAKKLNITRDEQDRYAINSYKRSATAYANKIFQDELVPVPVPQKRGNPDIVFNEDEEYKKVNFDKFGKLNTVFQKENGTVTAGNASTLNDGAAALILTTTVVAQKMNLKPLARVIAFQDAATDPIDFPTAPSFGISKLLEKTGLNKNDIALWEINEAFSVVVIANQKLLDLDPNTVNIHGGAVSLGHPIGMSGARLVVHLVHALKAGEKGIASICNGGGGASSILIEKL
- the LOC126919244 gene encoding acetyl-CoA acetyltransferase, mitochondrial isoform X3; this encodes MGSFLGGLSSLTAPKLGAITIKAAIERAGISKDEITEVYMGNVCQAALGQAPARQATLFAGLPKSTICTTVNKVCASGMKSIMLASQSLQCGHQEIVLAGGMESMSNVPFYLPRGEIKYGGTKLEDGIVFDGLTDVYNKFHMGNCAENTAKKLNITRDEQDRYAINSYKRSATAYANKIFQDELVPVPVPQKRGNPDIVFNEDEEYKKVNFDKFGKLNTVFQKENGTVTAGNASTLNDGAAALILTTTVVAQKMNLKPLARVIAFQDAATDPIDFPTAPSFGISKLLEKTGLNKNDIALWEINEAFSVVVIANQKLLDLDPNTVNIHGGAVSLGHPIGMSGARLVVHLVHALKAGEKGIASICNGGGGASSILIEKLYHTMSSPPILTLYTKHPCPLCDILKNELQLRFSGRYQLQEVDITTPGNERYLELYKYEIPVLFLERQFLCKHRLDSELLERKLQEVFQN